DNA from Evansella sp. LMS18:
TCAGTGTCCTGATGACTATAATCTGAAGGTTTTTTCAATATAACCAAACAAAAAAGCAACTGCTGAAAAGCAGAAGCAAAAAGGACCACATTCTTATCTCATATGGCGGCTTATATTCAGCAGAACACCTATTGAAGTAAGCATCAAAGTAAGAGAAGAACCTCCATAACTCAGAAGTGGAAGCGTAATGCCAGTAACCGGCATCAGTCCGATTACTACTCCAATGTTTATCATTACCTGAATAGCGATCATACCAATAATCCCCACTGCAAGAAAAGTTCCGTACATATCAGGGGCATACAAGGCAATGCGCAGGCCTCTCCAAAGCAGAACCGCAAAGCAGGCAAGCACAAAAGCGCCTCCAAGAAAGCCCAGTTCTTCCGCCAGAATGGCAAAAATAAAATCCGTCTGAGGTTCCGGCAGATAAAAATATTTTTGCCTGCTGGCACCAAGCCCCAGTCCTAACAACCCGCCTGGACCTATAGCGTATAAGGACTGGATAATCTGAAAACCACTCCCTAAAGGGTCCTGCCATGGATCGAGAAAGGAAACGATCCTCTGAAGCCGGTACGGGGCAGAAAGAATAAGCCCGGTTAAGCCTGCCAGGCCAAGCAGTCCGAGAAAAACGAAATGCTTGATCCGGGCTCCTCCGGTAAATACCATAACCACCCCTGTAAGTACCATGACCATTCCGGTTCCAAGGTCAGGCTGCAGCATAATAAGGGCAAATGCCACGATTACAAGCCCAAGTGTAGGGACCAGCCCATGCTTCACTGTAGTAATATGTTTTTGTTTTTCTGATAAAAACTTCGCAAGATAAAAAATCATCGCCATCTTCATAAATTCAGATGGCTGGATAGAAAAAGCTCCGACTCCAAGCCAGCTTCTTGCTCCGCCCCTCACAAGCCCTACTCCAGGTATAAGCACGATAATAAGGAGCAGGAAACAGACAATGACGAGAGCCTTTGTCATTCTTCTCCATGTCCAGTAATCCACATTCATCATAAACAGCATAGCTGCCACACCAAGCACTGCAAAAAATAACTGCCGCTTTAAGAAGAAAAAGCTGTCGTTAAAATTATATTCAGCCCAGACAGCACTTGCACTGTACACCATAATCAAACCTGCTGATAACAAACAGACTGTAGCTGCAATTAGTAAGATATCAGGTGCAGATTTTGTTTTAGGCAATAGAGAACACCTCGGTTTCCATTAAGTAAATACTTCTCTATTACCTATCTTTATGAATGGATGGGACAAACATGACAACTACTGTATTAAGTTTTTCACAGCACCAACAAAGTGGTCTCCCCGCTCTTCAAAGGTCCTGAACTGATCCCAGGATGCGCACGCTGGAGAAAGAAGAATGATATCTCCTGGAGAGGACTGTGCGTAAGCTGCCGGCACTGCCTCAGAAAGCACCGAAGTTTTTTCAACTGCCGGCACACCTGCCTCTGCCGCTGCATCAGCTATCTTTGCGGCTGTCTCCCCATAAGTAATAACGGCTTTAACATTCTGTCTTAAGTACGGAACCAACCCGGTGAAAGGAACGCCTCTGTCAAGGCCTCCTGCAATCAAAACAACCGATTTTCCTTCAAATGCTTTTAAAGAGGTTATTGCGGCAGGAACATTCGTTGCTTTTGAATTATTATAAAAGCTTCTTCCTTCGTACTCTGTCACAAACTGGAGACGGTGCTCAACACCGCTGAACATTCGCAGAACATCCTTCATTCTGTCCTTCAAAGCACCTGATAAATAAGCTGCTGCTGCCGCTGCAAGGCCGTTTGCAATATTATGTTCCCCAGGAAGAGACATTTCCTCTGCTTTGATAAGTCTTTCGCCGAACACCTCAAGCCAGCCATCCCTGATACATGCCCCTTCTTCTAAAACAGTCTTCGTTGAGAAAGGAACTTTTCTGGCAGGGGTGCGTCCAGCGAGCCCGCTCACCGTCTCATCGTCAGCATTGTAAATAAAGAAATCATTTTCTTTCTGATTGGCAAAAACTTTTGCTTTTGCCTCTATGTATTCACTCATAGAACCATGATAATCGAGATGGGCCTCCACAATGTTCAGGAGAATGGAGATCTTTGGACGAAATTCCTTCGTCCCAAGCAGCTGAAAACTTGAAAGCTCTGTTACCATTATATTTTCACTGGTAGCATTCTGTGCCACCTCACAGGCAACCTCGCCTATATTTCCTGCTATTAACGGCTCTCGTTTTCCGCCTTTAAGCATCTCAAATAAATAAGTGGTAGTTGTTGTCTTACCGTTGGAACCAGTGATACCGATAATTTCCGCCTCACTCACCTCATAAGCAAGTTCCATTTCTGTTATAACAGGTATCCCTTTCTGTTCCGCGGCTGACACGAGAGGATTATCGTAACGTATACCCGGGTTTTTCACCACATAGTCAAGCTCATCATGAACAAGCTCCACCGGATGGGAACCGCATACTACGTTGGCCCCCTTTTCCTTCAGCTGCTGTGCTTCTTTATTTTTTTCAAAAGGCTCCCGGTCGTTCACTGTAACTTCTGCGCCCAGATCCAGCAGGAGTTCAGCAGCAGCCGTACCGCTTTTGGCAAGGCCGAGCACAAGAATTCTTTTACCCTGGAATTTTGTTGTCTTTTTCATTAGATGAACACCTCTAAGTAAACTAAATAAACGCCGATAACAGCGAGCAGGAATCCTACAAGCCAGAATGTAACAACAACACGCCATTCACTCCAGCCGGACAGCTCGTAATGGTGATGAAGCGGACTCATTTTAAATACCCGCTTACCTGTTGTTTTAAACGCTATAACCTGAATGATAACAGAAAGAGTTTCGATGACGAAAACTCCGCCAATTACGATAAGCAGCAGTTCCATTTTTGTAAGAATGGCAATCATGGCAAGTGCTCCGCCAAGGGCAAGAGACCCTGTATCACCCATAAAAACTTTTGCCGGATGCGCATTAAAAACTAAAAATCCTAAGACCGCACCGACTACCGCCACGGAAAAAATAGAGACGGTGTATAAAGACAGAGAATAAGCGATGATAGCAAAGGCACCAAAGGCAATAGCCGATGTCCCTGCCACAAGGCCGTCCAGCCCGTCTGTGAGGTTAACCGCATTGGATGCCCCTACAAGCATGACGATAATTAAAGGAAGATAAAGCCAGCCTATATCAAGGGAAAATCCTGTTCCAGGTACAATGATTTCTGTAGAGAGATCTGTCTGAAATAGCAGAACTGCATAAACGATTGCAGCAATCGCTACCTGGCCAAGGAACTTTTGTTTCGAAGTAAGGCCGAGGTTTCTTTTCTTAACTACTTTGATAAAATCATCAAGAAATCCTAATAGACCGAAACCAAAAGTAACAAAGATAAGAAGAAGAATTTCCACATCCACAGAATGGAAAAATCCTGCGATGACCAAAGCGGAAATAATAAGTGAAAACATGATCATAATACCGCCCATCGTTGGTGTTCCGCTTTTCTTCTGGTGGGACTTCGGGCCTTCATCCCGGATACTCTGGCCGAATTTCAGCCTTCTTAAAAAAGGTATAAAAATTGGTGAAACTGCTACAGTGATGATAAAAGATAATATTAGTGTATATAATAAGCCTTGTTCCAGCATAACAGGAACTCCTTTCTGTACTGCGCCCGGTTGAAATACCCGGTATTCTGTGA
Protein-coding regions in this window:
- the murD gene encoding UDP-N-acetylmuramoyl-L-alanine--D-glutamate ligase — translated: MKKTTKFQGKRILVLGLAKSGTAAAELLLDLGAEVTVNDREPFEKNKEAQQLKEKGANVVCGSHPVELVHDELDYVVKNPGIRYDNPLVSAAEQKGIPVITEMELAYEVSEAEIIGITGSNGKTTTTTYLFEMLKGGKREPLIAGNIGEVACEVAQNATSENIMVTELSSFQLLGTKEFRPKISILLNIVEAHLDYHGSMSEYIEAKAKVFANQKENDFFIYNADDETVSGLAGRTPARKVPFSTKTVLEEGACIRDGWLEVFGERLIKAEEMSLPGEHNIANGLAAAAAAYLSGALKDRMKDVLRMFSGVEHRLQFVTEYEGRSFYNNSKATNVPAAITSLKAFEGKSVVLIAGGLDRGVPFTGLVPYLRQNVKAVITYGETAAKIADAAAEAGVPAVEKTSVLSEAVPAAYAQSSPGDIILLSPACASWDQFRTFEERGDHFVGAVKNLIQ
- the mraY gene encoding phospho-N-acetylmuramoyl-pentapeptide-transferase, which translates into the protein MLEQGLLYTLILSFIITVAVSPIFIPFLRRLKFGQSIRDEGPKSHQKKSGTPTMGGIMIMFSLIISALVIAGFFHSVDVEILLLIFVTFGFGLLGFLDDFIKVVKKRNLGLTSKQKFLGQVAIAAIVYAVLLFQTDLSTEIIVPGTGFSLDIGWLYLPLIIVMLVGASNAVNLTDGLDGLVAGTSAIAFGAFAIIAYSLSLYTVSIFSVAVVGAVLGFLVFNAHPAKVFMGDTGSLALGGALAMIAILTKMELLLIVIGGVFVIETLSVIIQVIAFKTTGKRVFKMSPLHHHYELSGWSEWRVVVTFWLVGFLLAVIGVYLVYLEVFI
- the spoVE gene encoding stage V sporulation protein E, producing the protein MPKTKSAPDILLIAATVCLLSAGLIMVYSASAVWAEYNFNDSFFFLKRQLFFAVLGVAAMLFMMNVDYWTWRRMTKALVIVCFLLLIIVLIPGVGLVRGGARSWLGVGAFSIQPSEFMKMAMIFYLAKFLSEKQKHITTVKHGLVPTLGLVIVAFALIMLQPDLGTGMVMVLTGVVMVFTGGARIKHFVFLGLLGLAGLTGLILSAPYRLQRIVSFLDPWQDPLGSGFQIIQSLYAIGPGGLLGLGLGASRQKYFYLPEPQTDFIFAILAEELGFLGGAFVLACFAVLLWRGLRIALYAPDMYGTFLAVGIIGMIAIQVMINIGVVIGLMPVTGITLPLLSYGGSSLTLMLTSIGVLLNISRHMR